In one window of Candidatus Hydrogenedentota bacterium DNA:
- a CDS encoding ABC transporter substrate-binding protein, translating into MRGSITVSSCLAVIAGAALLAGCGAPMEEGEVIRVTRNIGGREGFRRHFETWSRVFAEQNPGWRMELIDLGNAEGSSFYKSRIATGDLPEVIMVWEMTNFLADGGHLIPLPDSFYEEFGIALPPPYKGKRYTSQPGLQLQGVAINKKMWADIGVTEPPETWDAYFAAFEKLKEKGYQPVVLGGFEWSASQPLSYIFGADMYQRDRKPGEPSWTIKRDRDEVTFLKDPVARKAIETMIQLVERFVPEGASSDGYDEEKRDFYGGKGATWFMGCWLAGDLEPEKVDVDIDYWPVPSLLGNPPAFIRTSGMPSGWAITTSAVGEKHEKAVAVLEAFYDPVVYQAFLNGEGMMGAAGKVPATRPQYEWPPARQFIENMAANHAKYGDTLGFHIALDDMVPAVFYTSMMRVMQEIMAGNRDIDALLGMLDQEWVMGRKGT; encoded by the coding sequence GTGAGAGGTTCTATAACTGTTTCCAGTTGCTTGGCGGTGATTGCCGGGGCGGCGCTACTCGCGGGTTGTGGCGCGCCTATGGAAGAGGGCGAAGTCATTCGGGTCACGCGCAATATTGGCGGCCGGGAGGGCTTCCGAAGACATTTCGAAACGTGGAGCCGGGTCTTCGCGGAACAAAACCCCGGCTGGCGTATGGAACTCATCGACCTGGGCAATGCCGAGGGGTCGTCGTTCTACAAGTCCCGTATTGCTACGGGCGACCTTCCCGAAGTCATCATGGTCTGGGAGATGACGAATTTCCTTGCGGATGGAGGCCATCTCATCCCGCTTCCCGACAGCTTCTACGAGGAATTCGGGATTGCTCTGCCACCTCCGTACAAGGGCAAACGCTACACTTCCCAGCCGGGCCTTCAGCTTCAGGGGGTCGCGATCAACAAGAAGATGTGGGCTGACATCGGCGTAACGGAACCGCCCGAGACTTGGGACGCTTATTTCGCTGCTTTCGAGAAACTCAAAGAAAAAGGCTATCAACCCGTCGTGCTCGGGGGGTTCGAGTGGTCCGCGTCCCAGCCGCTGTCCTATATTTTCGGCGCCGACATGTACCAGCGCGACCGTAAACCCGGCGAGCCTTCGTGGACTATCAAACGCGACAGGGACGAGGTCACTTTCTTGAAAGACCCGGTCGCGCGTAAGGCCATCGAGACCATGATTCAGCTGGTCGAGAGGTTTGTGCCCGAGGGCGCTTCCAGCGACGGGTACGACGAGGAAAAGCGCGATTTCTACGGGGGCAAGGGCGCAACGTGGTTCATGGGATGCTGGCTGGCGGGGGACCTTGAGCCGGAGAAAGTCGATGTCGATATCGACTACTGGCCCGTACCCTCTCTGCTCGGAAATCCTCCTGCGTTCATCAGGACCTCCGGGATGCCCTCGGGTTGGGCCATAACCACCTCCGCTGTGGGCGAAAAACACGAGAAGGCGGTCGCGGTCCTCGAGGCATTTTATGATCCCGTTGTTTACCAGGCATTTCTTAACGGCGAGGGAATGATGGGCGCCGCCGGGAAGGTCCCGGCGACCCGTCCCCAATATGAGTGGCCACCCGCCCGGCAGTTTATCGAGAACATGGCGGCCAACCATGCCAAGTATGGCGATACCTTGGGTTTCCATATCGCGTTGGATGACATGGTGCCTGCGGTCTTCTATACCTCCATGATGCGGGTGATGCAGGAGATCATGGCTGGAAACCGCGACATCGATGCCCTGCTCGGAATGCTGGATCAGGAATGGGTGATGGGCCGGAAGGGTACATGA
- a CDS encoding aminotransferase class III-fold pyridoxal phosphate-dependent enzyme — protein MSRISDVQFASPRISLQDLAGKDYIDAVCRAGAFLRESSVAALREIARRKVDFLPLEFQRRLSARLEQVGTVCTSPAPKTSGGATSLEFESHSHSEQAPLSAWGYFRIGENGRLYLTSKSEHYHAPLGHGFPGYALIRHAQALGIPNATHNNTRGHITRLLEQEMVRAASGISRGDGTTLARTLRSRATTVLNRVLNLETGSLAAEAALKMILARFYRSEAGGLAPKYAGRKPVVVVLGDDEGGLEANYHGTTLLTQVMRGMWPEMAGILEKSGLFTVRAVRPNNLNDLEEVFARWERPPYKIAGFFHELVLMNYGAVRLSKGFIRRAYALCRKHDVPTVCDEIQSCVWSPELYLYREYGVKPTFVVVGKGFPGGEYPASRVLFSAAMDSLPQFGALVTNGQEELASLAYLITMRWVEANRERIKKVGAYYE, from the coding sequence GTGTCTCGCATATCCGACGTACAGTTTGCATCGCCGCGCATCAGTCTGCAAGACCTTGCGGGGAAAGACTATATAGATGCTGTGTGCCGTGCAGGGGCGTTTCTCCGCGAGAGTTCGGTGGCGGCGCTGCGCGAGATAGCGAGGCGCAAGGTTGACTTTTTGCCTCTTGAGTTCCAGCGGCGGTTGTCGGCACGGCTGGAGCAGGTCGGGACGGTGTGCACCTCCCCCGCTCCGAAGACCTCCGGCGGCGCCACGAGTCTCGAGTTCGAGAGCCACTCCCATAGTGAGCAGGCGCCTCTCAGCGCGTGGGGGTATTTCCGGATAGGCGAGAACGGCCGCTTGTACCTGACATCCAAGAGCGAACACTACCATGCGCCGCTTGGTCATGGTTTCCCCGGCTATGCCCTGATTCGCCATGCGCAGGCGCTTGGTATCCCGAACGCCACCCACAACAATACGCGCGGGCATATCACCCGCCTCCTCGAGCAGGAGATGGTCCGGGCGGCCTCGGGCATTTCCCGCGGGGACGGGACGACACTGGCAAGGACGTTGCGCTCGAGAGCGACGACCGTTCTCAACCGGGTGCTGAACCTCGAGACAGGCAGCCTCGCCGCCGAGGCGGCTCTGAAGATGATACTGGCGCGCTTCTATCGCAGCGAAGCCGGAGGACTCGCCCCGAAGTACGCGGGGCGCAAACCGGTGGTCGTGGTCCTGGGCGATGACGAGGGCGGACTCGAGGCCAACTATCACGGCACGACGTTGCTGACGCAGGTCATGCGCGGGATGTGGCCCGAAATGGCGGGCATTCTGGAGAAGAGCGGCCTGTTCACCGTGCGCGCGGTACGGCCGAACAACTTAAATGATCTCGAGGAGGTATTTGCGCGCTGGGAGAGGCCTCCCTACAAAATTGCGGGCTTCTTCCACGAGCTGGTCCTGATGAACTACGGGGCGGTGCGCCTGTCCAAAGGGTTTATTCGGCGTGCGTACGCGTTGTGCCGCAAGCACGACGTGCCCACGGTTTGCGATGAGATTCAATCCTGCGTGTGGAGTCCCGAGCTCTATCTTTACCGTGAATACGGAGTGAAGCCAACGTTCGTGGTTGTCGGGAAAGGGTTTCCGGGGGGCGAGTATCCCGCTTCGAGGGTCCTGTTCAGCGCCGCCATGGACAGCCTGCCGCAGTTCGGGGCGCTGGTGACCAACGGGCAGGAAGAATTGGCATCCCTGGCCTATTTGATTACCATGCGCTGGGTCGAGGCGAACCGCGAGAGAATCAAGAAGGTTGGAGCATACTATGAGGA
- a CDS encoding FGGY family carbohydrate kinase has protein sequence MRATSRQGARERSVLIGIDVGTTVLKVCAFDATSGALLAQTSQKLPVALLANGGREQSVQTLDRAFAASVNAVRERLGNRWSMVTGIGLAAQGGSSIIAERKSGKALTPMVLWNDARAHAHASLIEKRTTPEFWLEFTLREGIPHGLARLSWLREKRPGLFHDFNIHVGAGEWMFHRLTGVWRQDPGNAIQVGSYNAAAKRLDSAAFDVIDIELSFVARLREEHETARLLPAAAKRLRLTAGIPVAGPYIDQEAGYLSAAGVSPHPVHCSLGTAWVCNYARPDTDAVDSPMQLVLNSVVGKGQLVVLPLGTGNTSWDWALTTLIDPDLDKALENAEVLFRKSLVPPPGLVVVPHFAQRNPVHAEAYGAGAFFGISTGTTRADILRAIAAGMVFELTDALRRPVSKGLADSIVLGGGASKGDYFCRLIAAMFRGIPVRKQVEQDLAVARGAVYAFAPDIACAPTAAVRMPGEAACRSLREAAACFDQVTRRFNAL, from the coding sequence ATGCGCGCCACGAGTAGACAAGGAGCTAGAGAACGGTCCGTCCTCATCGGAATTGATGTGGGCACGACAGTTCTCAAGGTGTGTGCGTTTGACGCAACCTCGGGGGCGCTTCTTGCCCAGACTTCACAGAAGCTGCCGGTTGCGCTGTTGGCGAACGGGGGCCGTGAACAAAGCGTGCAGACGCTGGACCGCGCTTTCGCAGCCTCAGTGAATGCGGTTCGCGAACGGCTCGGAAACCGTTGGAGCATGGTGACGGGCATCGGCCTGGCGGCTCAGGGCGGCAGCAGCATCATTGCCGAGCGCAAATCGGGCAAGGCTCTCACGCCCATGGTTTTGTGGAACGATGCCCGGGCTCACGCCCACGCGTCGCTCATCGAGAAACGCACCACTCCGGAGTTCTGGCTGGAATTCACGCTGCGCGAGGGTATTCCGCATGGTCTGGCGCGCCTGTCGTGGCTCCGGGAAAAGCGCCCTGGCCTGTTCCACGATTTCAACATCCACGTTGGCGCGGGCGAGTGGATGTTTCATCGGTTGACGGGCGTGTGGCGGCAGGACCCGGGGAATGCGATTCAGGTGGGATCATACAATGCGGCGGCCAAACGCCTGGATTCCGCGGCGTTCGATGTTATCGATATCGAGCTGTCTTTTGTGGCAAGGCTGCGTGAGGAACACGAGACCGCACGGTTATTGCCTGCGGCCGCCAAACGTCTCCGCCTCACTGCGGGCATTCCAGTAGCAGGCCCGTACATCGACCAGGAAGCCGGCTATCTCTCCGCAGCAGGCGTCTCGCCGCATCCCGTCCACTGCTCTCTTGGCACGGCGTGGGTCTGCAACTACGCCCGTCCGGATACTGACGCCGTGGATTCGCCCATGCAATTGGTGTTGAATTCCGTTGTGGGAAAAGGTCAGTTGGTGGTGCTGCCCCTGGGGACCGGGAACACGTCCTGGGACTGGGCGCTGACAACGCTTATTGACCCGGACCTGGATAAGGCGCTGGAGAACGCCGAGGTTCTATTCCGCAAGAGCCTTGTGCCTCCGCCAGGCCTTGTGGTCGTGCCCCACTTTGCCCAGCGCAATCCTGTCCATGCCGAGGCATACGGGGCGGGCGCGTTCTTTGGAATAAGCACCGGCACGACGCGAGCGGATATCCTGCGTGCCATTGCGGCAGGGATGGTCTTCGAGCTCACGGATGCACTGCGCCGGCCCGTTTCGAAGGGGCTTGCGGATAGCATCGTGCTTGGAGGCGGAGCAAGCAAGGGCGATTACTTTTGCCGTCTCATCGCTGCCATGTTTCGCGGCATTCCCGTTCGAAAACAAGTGGAACAGGATTTGGCGGTGGCTCGGGGGGCCGTGTACGCATTCGCGCCCGACATCGCCTGCGCGCCAACCGCTGCTGTGCGTATGCCCGGCGAAGCGGCCTGCAGGTCGCTACGCGAGGCGGCGGCATGTTTTGACCAGGTAACGAGACGCTTCAACGCTCTGTGA